Within Candidatus Eremiobacterota bacterium, the genomic segment GGCCTCTGATTTTGATACCCTGTATTATTACTGTGACTCCCTGCTTGGAGGCTACCTTGAGCTTCTTGAAACGGGAAGCCACCAGCGTATAGAGAAATTTTTCCTCTCCACGGCAGAGCAGTGGGCCAGGCTCGGTTTTGACATTGAGGAGACGCAGAAAAGCTTCTCCCTTCTCTGGGAGCTCTGCACCCCCCTCCTGGAGAAGCGTTATTACCATAATCCCCACATCAGGGCCCGCCTGAAGCTGGACCTGGAAAGCACCCTCAGGAAACTTTTCACCCTTTATTCCACCATATATAACTCCGTGCTGGTGAGGCCCCAGCGTGAGGAAACGAGGATCTTCGAGCGTGTCTTCAAAGAGACGGCTGACTGCATATTCTCCTTTGACAAGGATCAGAGGATCACCATCATCAACCCCGCGATGGAGAAGTTCCTGGGCATCACCCTTGACGAGGTCTACGGGAAAAAGTGCTGCGAGGTCCTCAAATGGAAGGAGAGGCAGAAGGTGCGCCGCTGCCAGTCGGGCTGCGAGGTCCTCGATGCCTTCAGGAAGGGCGAAAACAGCGCTTACTGCGAAGGGCTTCTCGAGATTAACCGCTGGAAAAAGCGGTGGGTAGGCACATCGGCCTCCTGTGTCCGCGACGCCTCAGGGGAGATCCGGGAGATCATCCTCATCATGAGGGATGTGAGCCATGCCAAGGAAGTACAGCGCCGCCTCGAGGAGGAGATCCAGACCTTTGAGACGCTGGCCGACACGACAAGGGGCATCGATCTCAAGATTCCATGCCTGAGCGAGTTTGTCATCACGGCCAGGGCCCAGGCGGAGCTCATATCAAGGCGCATGCGATTCTCGCCCGAGAGGATACAGGATATCAAGTCTGCCGTGGGAGAGGCATGCGACAACGCCATCGAGCATGGAAGCTCCCCAAAAGGCGTTGATATAAGGTACCGCGTAAGAGGCACCAATCTCCTCATTGAAATTGAAGATTACGGCGAAGGCTTCGATGCCGATGAAGCCGGCGGAAGCCTTCCTTCGCCCTATGTGGAGGGAGGAAGGGGGCTCTTCCTGATGAAAAACCTTGTCGATGATCTCCAGATTGTGAGCAGGAAAGGCCAGGGCACCAAGGTGTCCATGGAGATATACAGGAACCCGGCCCTCATGAAGCGCAAGAAAAAAGAGGATCGCTGGAAGACTCAAAGAAAAGTCTGTGTCATGTGAGAGGTTGCCATGGAAAAAGTAGCAGAAGTCACGGAAAAAATGGAGAAGATTGTTTCGCTGTGCAAAAGGAGGGGATTCATATTTCCCAGCTCCGAAATCTACGGAGGCCTTGGAAGCACCTGGGACTATGGGCCCATAGGGGTTCTTCTCAAGAACAACGTGAAAGCTGCCTGGTGGAGGGACAACGTGCAGCTGAGAACTGATATGGCAGGCCTGGACGCCTCAATACTGATGCATCCCATGGTGTGGAAGGCTTCAGGCCATGTGGACTCTTTCCAGGATCCCCTTGTGGACTGCAAGGGCTGCAAGAAGCGTTTCCGCGCTGATGACATCGGGAGTGACAAGTGCCCCGAGTGCGGCGGAGAATTTACCGAGTCCCGCCAGTTCAACCTGATGTTCAAGACCTTCATGGGGCCTGTCGAAGAGGACTCGGCAGTGGTCTACATGAGGCCTGAGACCGCCCAGGGGATTTTTGTGAATTTCAAGAACGTGGCCACCGTCACCAGGAAGAAGCTGCCCTTCGGCATCGCCCAGGTCGGCAAGGCCTTCAGGAACGAGATCACACCGGGGAAATTTACCTTCAGGACCAGGGAGTTTGAGCAGATGGAGATAGAGTTTTTCTGCCATCCCTCTGAGTCGGAACGGTGGTTTGACTACTGGGTGGAGGAGCGCTACCAGTGGTATCTCAGGTACGGCATCAGGAAGGAGAACCTGAGGCTCCGCCCCCATGGGAAGGACGAGCTTGCCCATTATGCAAAGGGATGCCAGGACGTGGAGTACCAGTTCACCTGGGGGTGGTCGGAGCTTGAGGGAATTGCCAACAGGACCGACTATGATCTCAAGCAGCACTCCGAGTTTTCCGGGGAGAACCTCTCCTACTTTGACGAAGAGAAAAACGAGCATTTCATTCCCTATGTCATAGAGCCTTCTGCCGGCGCCGACAGGGGCACCCTCGCCTTTCTTGTCGATGCCTATGACGAGGACGAGGCACCCACCGAGAAGGGTGCGATGGAAAAGCGCGTGGTAATGCGTTTCTCGAAGGCAATCGCCCCCGTGAAGGTGGCGGTGCTCCCTCTTTCGAAAAAGCCCGATCTCCAGGAAGTCTCCCAGAAAGTCTATCACGATGTGAGAAGGAATTTCTTCTGCGAGTATGATGACCGCGGAAGCATAGGGAAGCGCTACCGCCGCCAGGATGAGATAGGGACCCTCTATGCCGTCACCGTGGATTTCCAGACCCTGGAAGACAAGGCCGTCACGATCCGCGACAGGGACTCCATGAAGCAGGAGAGGATTGCTCTTGAAAGCCTTGTCCCCTACCTGAAGGAGCGCTTGGAGCAGTAACCCCTCTATGGAATATGCTCTTTCTCCCTTTATCCTTGACAAGCTTGACGAGCTCGTAGTCATTATCGGCCCCATGGGAAGCATTGTTGACTGCAACATCGCTCTGGGGAGAGCACTGGTCCTGGCCAGGGACAAGCTGAAGGGGAGAAACTTTGCCGCAATGGTGTCTTTCCCGGGAGGCCGGGAAGCCTTTGAGAGCTGTCTCGGCACACTCTCATCGCCCGAAAGAGAGGTATCATTCACCACGGTCAGTGAAGCCTCTGACGCCTCGCCCCTCCACATCACCTGGAAGCTTTCGGCCCTCCCTTCTCCGGCCCGCCATTTCCTTGCCGTCGGTACTGCGGCTCCCGCCACAGGGCAGGCAAGGCCCGCCACGGAGCTGCACCTCAAGGAGCAGCTCCATTTAGTCCAGGAAGTAATGGATGCCATCCCCAGCCCTGTCTTTTACAAGGACCGGGAGGGAGTATACCGCGGCTGCAACAGGGCTTTTGAGCTTTTCCTGGGCCGTGCGGGGAGCGAGATAGTGGGAAAGACCACCCAGGAAGTAGCACCTCCTGATCTTGCCGCCCTTTATCATAAAATGGACAGTGAGCTCATCAGGGGGCCTGAGCATGGCCAGGTCTATGAGGCAAAGGTGAAGACTGCCCAGGGTGCCGTGAGAGACGTGGTTTTCCATAAGGCAGTGTACTTTGACATTCACCATGAGCCTGCGGGGATCGTAGGGGTCATCCTGGATATCACCGACAGGAAAAGGGCAGAGGAAGCCCTCGTGAAGGCCAGGGATGCCGCAGAGGCGGCAAACGTGGCAAAAAGCCAGTTTCTCGCCACGATGAGCCATGAGATAAGGACTCCCCTCAACGCAATCATAGGCCTCACAGGGCTTCTGCTGGACATGAGGCTCTCCCAGGAGCAGCGCGAGTATATGCATATTGTGAAAGTCTCTTCCGAGACCCTTCTCGCCATTATCAATGATATTCTGGACTATTCAAAGATTGAAGCGGGAAAACTGGATTTCGAGAGCATGGATTTTGACCTCCACCGCACCGTGGAGGACACCGTCGATTCGCTCTCGATGAAGGCTCACCAGAAGCACCTGGAGCTGAACTTCCTTATGGACCACGACGTACCCCGCTCCCTCAGGGGCGATCCAGGAAGGCTCAGGCAGATTCTTGTCAATCTGATAGCCAATGCCATCAAGTTCACCGAGAAGGGCGAGGCGTTCCTCAAAGTGAGCCTTGATAAGGAGACTTCCACCCACGTGACCGTGAGGTTTACCCTCAAAGACACCGGTATTGGAATCTCGGCCTCGGCTCAGGGAAAGCTATTTTCCCCCTTCACCCAGATGGATGCCTCCACGACGAGGCATTACGGGGGGACGGGCCTGGGCCTTGCAATTTCCAAGCGGCTTGTTGAGCTCATGGGCGGGCAGATCGGAGTGAAAAGCAAGGAAGGTGAAGGCTCCAGGTTCTGGTTTACCGCCATTTTTGAAAAACAGGCAAAAGAGCAGCGGGAGTGCTGGTTTTCCCCCACCGATCTGGAGGAATTGCAGATCCTGGTTGTGGATGACAACAGCACCAACAGGCTTGTCATGAGAGAGCTGCTGCGCCTCTCAGGGTGCAGGTATGACGATGCTTCAGGCGCCGAGGAGGGCCTGGAAAAGCTCCGGGCCCGGGCCATGAAGGGAGAGCCTTTTGCCATGGCTCTTATTGATCTTGAGATGCCCGGAATCGATGGATTCATGATGGCGGCCAGGATCAGGGAAGATGCCATGCTTTCAGGGATGACCCTGATTCTCTGCTCTTCCAGAGGGAACCTTGAAAGAGAAAGCACGCTCAAGCGCCATGGCTTTGACGCGCAGCTTGCCAAGCCCATAAGGTACTCACTCCTTTACGAGACCATCATGAAAATCAAGGACAGGAAGGCGGGTCATGAGGAGCCCGCGCCTGCCTGTGCCGAGACGCTCGCACCTCTCAAGCCTGATCACCGGCACATCAGGGTCCTGCTGGCCGAAGACAATATCACCAACCAGAAAGTGGCCCTGCGGATCCTGGAAAAGTTCGGCTACCATGTTGACGCAGTGGCCAATGGAAGGGAGGCCCTGGAGGCGCTGGAGACAGTGGCCTATGATATCATCATCATGGACGTTCAGATGCCCGAGCTTGACGGCCTGGAAGCGACGGCAAGGATCAGGGAGAGGGAAAAGGAGCGGGGGGGCCATATTCCCATTATCGCAATGACTGCCTGCGCAATGAAAGGCGACAGGGAGCGGTGCCTGGCGAGCGGGATGGATGACTACATCTCTAAGCCGATACAGTCCGGCGAACTCCATGAGATGCTTCTGCAGCATCTCAGGAGTGCCTTCGGGGATCTCAGGATTCCCCTTGAAGAGAATGCCGGGCACCCGCACGATCTCTTCGATGTCGCCGAGGTGATGAAGCGCATTGATAATGACAGAACCCTCCTCAGGGAAGTGCTGGAGATATTTCTTGAAGATGTCCCGAACCAGATTAAGAACCTCGAGGGAGCCATACATGATCAGAAATTCAAGGAGATTGGGCGTTTGGGCCATATTCTCAAGGGAGCGTCGTCAAATATGGGTGCCCACCGCCTCAGGGAAGTAGGCTTTCAGATAGAAAAGGCCGGCTCGTCTTCCGACCTTGCGAAGGCGTCTTCCCTTTACCAGAAGCTTGTCGATGAATATCATGCCCTGGAAGAGGTATTAAAGGATTACCTGGAGAAAAACCCTCTGCCATGAGAGAGGGAGAACGAAAGGATTCACTATGAAAGTGCTTATTGCGGAAGATGATTTTACCTCGAGGAGAATGCTCGAGGCAATGCTTTCCAGGTGGGATTACGAGGTGATATCCACTGTCGATGGCGATGAAGCCTGGGGGCATCTCAGTGTTGACGATCCGCCAAGGCTTGCCGTGCTTGACTGGATGATGCCGGGCATGGACGGCGTGGAGATATGCCGGAGACTGAGGGATCACGAGACACCCACACCCGTCTATATCGTCCTTCTCACCACGAGGGGCCGGAAGGAGGACATTGTCATGGGGCTTGATGCAGGGGCCAATGATTACATCACCAAGCCCTTTGACCGTGAGGAGCTCAAGGCACGCCTCAAGGTAGGCCAGAGGGTCGTGGAGCTCCAGGCTGCCCTGGTCCACCAGGTCACCGAGCTTCAGGCCGCCCTGGCCCATGTGAGAACCCTCCAGAGCATTCTCCCCATCTGCTCATACTGCAAGAAGATACGCGATGACAAGGATTACTGGCACAACGTGGAATCCTATATAGCCGACCACACCGGCTCAGAATTCTCCCACAGCATCTGCCCTGGCTGTTACGAAAAGTTCGTGGAGCCTGAACTGCGCAAGTTCTCGGGCAAAAAGCCCCGGGGAGGGGGGGCGGCGAAGCGGGAGGCGCCTCATTGACTTTTTGCTGAAATTTCATTATCATAGAAAGAGGACCAAGTGCTCGGCACTACCTCCCGTGAAGAAGGGGTATGCACTTTCTATGGGCCTTCCACAAAGAAATCCTCGCTCTTTTCTTTTTATTTCAAGAACTGTTCTGGCCATGGCGCTCACAGGAATTGTAGTGCTCTGTGCCTTTCTCCCTCCTCAAGTCCTGGCCGCTCCGGCATCGGACTTTACCAGGGGGCTTACCCTTCCCAAGGTGGATTTTGACTTTGAAAGACCTAAGGATCCCCTCGCCTCAAGCCTGCAGCTCATCATGTACCTCACGATTCTCCAGCTCATTCCCTATTTCGTCGTGTGCTGCACGTCATTCATAAGGATCACCATCATATTTTCCTTCCTGAAGACCTCGCTGGGAACCACCCATGCCCCCTCACAGCAGATCTGGATAGGCTTTGCCATGATGCTCACCATCTTTATCATGGCCCCTGTCTTTCAACGTATCGACAGGGAAGCCCTTACCCCTTATAAAAACAAGCAGATTCAATATGACGAGTTTGTCGGCAAGGCCACGAAGCCTGTCATGGATTTCATGAAGCTCAACACGAGGCAGAAGGATCTCAAGCTTTTCGTGATGCTCTCGAAACCGAAGGATCCCGTCAAGCTCTACAACAATCCCCCTTTCTTCGTGCTTGTGGCGGCCTTCATCATAAGCGAGATGAAGACGGCCTTTTATGTGGGCTTCATCATTTACCTGCCCTTTCTCTGCATTGATATGATTACGGCCTCGGTGCTCATGTCCATGGGGATGTTCATGCTCTCTCCCATGGGTATCTCCCTTCCCATGAAAATGCTCACCTTCATCATGATTGACGGGTGGGAGCTTCTTGTTGAGGGGCTTGTCAGGAGTTACCGCTACTGAGCCTTTTTCTCGCGGCCGGGAGCGGTGAGCTTCTCTATCCTCTTCTTGATCTCATCATTACCGGGTCCTCTGATGCTCAGGCACTTCCGGTAGCACTCCAAGGCCTTCTCCCTGTCGTTGAGAGGGCCTTCGTAGAGCGGCGCCAGGGCAAGGCAGACGGACTGCTCATCGTATCCATATTTCAGGGAGAGGAGGTATTCCTGTTCGGCTTCCTTCGGTTTATTCCTTTTCTCGAGGAGCATAGCCATGTTGAAATGGGCGTTGGGGGCGCCCGGTTTTGCCGCGATGGCGTCGCGCCAGCATGATTCAGCATCATTGAGCCTGTCAATGGTGAAATATACGCTTCCGAGGTTGTTGAGGAGGTAGTAGTTGTTATTATAGAGTGAAAGGGCCCTGATATAGGTCTTTTCGGCCTCGGGGAACTTGTTGTTTTTCCTGTAGGCCCTTCCGAGCCTCGTGAGGACCTCGAGGCTCCTGGGATCCCGCTCCAGGGCGCTCTCGTATTCCTTGACGGCAAGGTCAAACTTTCCCTCGTCTTCAAGTTTCTGCCCCTTCACCCAGAGCTCAAGGGTCTGAACCTTTTTTAAAGCCATCTCATTGCCTTCCCCGCCTGAGGCAAGGTAGATGCGGTACTGCTCGAGGGCCTTGTCATATTCCCTGAAGGCGTGCTCGGAGAGCACGGCAAGGTGATAGGCCGCTCTCTTCCTGTCAAAGCCTGCATGGAGTGCAGCCTGGTATTCTTTCTCTGCTTCACGGTACTTGTGCTGCTCGTGGAGCGACCGCGCCAGGTAAAAATGAACGGCGCCGTCCTGGGGCCTGATTGATGCGGCCCTGGAAAAATAGTGCTCCGCGGCCTTGTAGTTTTTCTCGGAGAAGGACATAGCCCCTGCCTGCATCAGGAAGGGAAAGTCGCGGGGCTTCAAGGCAAGCCCCCGTGCAAAGATATCCCAGGCTTTTTTTGTGTCGCCCGTTCTCAGGTAGATTTTTCCGATACGCTCGTATATCTCGAAATTTCCGGGATCCCTGGCGAGAGCCTCCTGGTAGAGCTTTACGGCCTCTATGTAGCTTCCCTGGCTTTCAAGCCTCTGGGCCTCAATGATATTCCGGGCATAAAGGATCCTCATGACCACAAAATATACAAGGGTCAGCACAAGAATCAGTGCGAGGACCTGAAGGAAGGGTCGGAGCTTCATTCAGTATATATACCATGAGGGTCATGGTTTCACCTTCTCGCGGGAAAGATCCCCGCCAACGGAGGAGAGGCAAGAGGGAAAGGAGCACCTCCGGAGAATCTTGCAATAAAGGGGGAAGACTCATGGAAGAGCACAGTGAACAGGGCGTTCCGGGGGAGCCGGGTATTGAGCCTTCCCTCCCCTCGGGGAATGACCCAGCCGACCTGGAGCGGTTCAAGGGATGGAACTGGGGCGCCTGCGCCTTCACGGGCATCTGGCAGATTGCCTTCGGCATGCAGGCATGGGGGATCATTGTGCTCGTCTCGACGCTGTTTCTCTGTTTTCCCGGCGTGATTGCCTCTCTCTACCTCGGCGCGAAGGGCAATGAACTCGCCTGGAGGTACCACTCATTTGCAAGCTTTGACGAGTACAGGGAAGCCATGAGGGTATGGAACTACTGGGGAATTGTCTTCATCATCTGTAACTGCGTCGTTGCCTTAGTATTAACCGCTGTTCTGGTGTATCTGGGTGTCAAGATTTTCGCCCCATTCCTCAGGGAGCTAAATTTTTAACGCCGCGGCGCTTTCTGAACCCCAGGATGCGCAGGGCATTAAGCACCACGAGAAGGGTGCTCCCCTCATGGATTATCACCGCCGGACTCATGCAGTTTTTCCCCAGCCATCCCAGAATCACCGCCGTAATGAGAAATCCTATCACCCCAATTGACAGGAAAAGGTTCTGCTTAATAACGGCGCTGGCATGTCTTCCCAGTGCTATCACAAAGGGGACCTTGAGAAGGTTGTCAGCCATCAGGGCCACGTCGGCCGTCTCAATCGCCACGTCGGTCCCTGCCCTGCCCATGGCGATTCCCACGGTGGCATGGGCCATTGCCGGGGCATCATTGATCCCGTCGCCTACCATTGCCACATGGCCGTGACGGGCCGTGTATTCAGCAATTACTGTCACTTTTTCATCGGGCATGAGATCTGCCCTTATTTCGCCTATCCCTACCTCCCGGGCGATTTCCTCGGCGACATGCTTGTTGTCACCTGTTATCATTACGGTGTGAGTTATTCCCAGTGCTTCAAGGCGCCTGATAGCCTCCCGTGCCTGGGGGCGGGGTCTGTCGGAAAATGCCAGGGCTCCCATGAACAGAGCATGGTGTTTTACCAGGATTGCGGTAGTGCCGTTTTCCTGCCATTGTGAGATTGTCTCCCCGAGCTTCCCGGGGAGCGCCTCGCCTGAGAAAAACGAGGGCTTTCCTATAAGGACCTGCTCTCCCCCCAGGGAGGAAGAAAGCCCCTGGCCGCAGATGACCTCCGTAACGGACGGGCTTGTGAGGGTAAGGTTTCTTTTCTCGGCTTCATCGGTAAGGGCTCTTGCAAGGGGATGGCTGCAGGCGCTTTCGCACGACGCGGCCGTAATCAGGAGCTCGTTTTCACTGAAGCCGTTTGCCGGGGCAATAGCAGTAAGCATGGGCTTCCCTTCGGTGATGGTGCCAGTCTTGTCAAAGGCGACGGCCTGCACTGTTCCGAGGTTTTCAAGGGGGATGCCCCCCTTGATGAGCACTCCCTCCTGGGCTGCCCTTGCGATCCCGGCCAGTATGGCTGAAGGGGTGGCAAGGGCAAGGGCACAGGGAGATGCAGCCACGAGCACTGCGAGCGCCCGGTAGAGAGAGGAGGTGAAGGGCTCTCCCCAAATCGGCGGGAGAAAAAGCAGCAGGAGCACGGTGAGGAGCACCACTGGTGCGAATAATGCTTCGAACCGCTCTGAAAAGCGCTGGGAAGGAGATTTGCTTGCCTGTGCCTCCTTGATCATCACGAGGACCCTCGAGAGCATACTCTCGCTGGAAAGCCTGGTGACCTCTATCTGAAGGGCGCCGCTCCCGTTGATGGTCCCGGCATAGACGAGATCATTCACGGTCTTTTCGGAGGGAATCGATTCACCCGTGATGACAGACTGGTCCACCGACGAGCGTCCCTCAATGACAATCCCGTCAGAGGGGATCCTCTCGCCGGGCTTTATGATGACACAGTCGCCTTTCCTGAGATCTTCCACGGCCACGAGCTGCTCAAGGCCTTCACGCCGCACGAGAGCCTCCCGGGGGGTTATCTTCCCGAGTGCCGTGAAGCCTTCGTTTACCTTTGCAAGGGCATAGTGCTCAAGAGCATGGCCCATGCTGAAGAGGAAAAGGAGAAGGGCTCCCTCCTGCCACCTGCCGAGGGAGGCGGCACCATATGCTGCAAAAATCATAAGACCTTCAATGGTGATCTGCCTTTTCCTGACGAGCCTGAGGGCATCTTTGACGGGATAAAATGATCCCGCCGCGTAGGATCCCAGCAAGAGAGCCATTGCAAGGGTGCCGGCCCCGGAATGCCAGAACAGCACGCTCCCTCCGAGGAGAAGCGCGCCGCAGGCCAGACTCATGAAAAGCTCTTTATGGCGTGCCATTGATAAGGGAAGTACTTTCTCTACGGGAAGGCTTCTTCCTTTGCTCTCTCCCCGGTACCATGCAAGGAGGAAATGGCCCGCCGTGCAGGGAAAATGTCACAGGCGGACATGTCACGGTGAAGGAGAAGTGCATGGCAGAAGAAAAGATATGCCCCCTGCTTGCTGATCTCTGCAGGCGGGATCAGTGTATGCTCTATGAAAAGTCAGAAGTCACCCACGTGGGTGAGAGCGGCAGTTGCGCCATATACAATATTTCCAGGCATTTGAAAATCCTTGCTGCCGCCAGCGAGAGCAAGTCTTCCAGGAAGATAGTGTGATTTTCAGGGGAGCCTCGCGCTCTCTTTTTCTATCTTTTTCACCATGGCATTGTTCTCAAGCTTGGTGAAGAACTCTGCCGCCTTCTGGAACAGAGCGGCGGCCTGCTCCTTCTGCCCTTCCTGCCTGAGCGCCCTTGCCTGTTCCAGGGCGATCCTCCCGAGGTCATAAGGCCTTCCCAGTTTTTCCATCTGCTCTTCCGCATTGTGAAGGAGCTGGAGTGCCAGGGAGGGGTTTTTCTCTATCAGGTGGCCGACGGCCTGCAGGATCAGAAGCAGGGCCCCTCCGAGCCTGTTTTCCCCCCGTTTGTTGTGGTGAAGAGCTTCGACGATTCTCTCGCGGGCGCCTTCCAGGTCATCTTCACAGAGGCAGACCTCGGCAAGTCCCACCACAGAGAAAAAGGATCCCCTGAAGAAGCCTTTCACCCCTGAGACGGTCCTGGCCTGCTCGTAATGGAAGCGGGCGTCCTTTATCCTTCCCTTTTTGAGGGCGATATCCCCCTTGAGGAGCTCTGCTTCTGCTGAGTGGGCCCTCGAGGGCGAGCGAGAGAGGGCATCATCGGCCTTCTCTATATGGATAAGGGCTTTCTTGAAGTCTCCCTTGATGGCATAAAGCTTTCCCAGGCCGAGATGGCACTCTGTCAATGGGATTTCATCGCGGTGCCTGAAATACTCCAGGGCGTCCGCCAGGTGGTAATGGGCTCTTTCAAGCTCCCCCGTCTCGCAGCAGAGAACGCCGATATCGAGGGAAAAGAGGGCGCTGTAGGAGGCATCACCGAATTCCGTGGCGTAATCAAGGCCGTCTTCCAGGTAATTCCGTGCCTTGGGATAGTCGCATCCAGGAAAGATAAAAAGCCTCCCGAGCTTTTCAATGATGCGGAGCCTTGTCTTGCTGTCTATTCTGAAATTCAGGATCTTGGAGAGAAATTTTTCTCCCTCGTCCACCATGTTCTGTTCGGTGAAGAGTGACGCAAGTATTTCGCTTGTCTCAATGGTGGCGTCGATATTCCTGAGCTCCTGGGCGATTCTGAAGCCTTCTTTCACGTCCATCAGAGCATCCTCGAAGGTTCTGCCCTCATAATGGCTTATCATGGCGATTTTGCCTCTCCTGGAGAGGAGCTTGCTCCTCCAGATGTTGTCTTTCATGGTCTCATAAGCCAGGGCGTCGCAGATAACCTCTCCGGCCTTTCTATAATCCTTCATCATCATGAGGATATCGGCAATCAGGAAGAGGCATTCCTGTATGGCCGCAAGGTCCCTCTTCTTCTCTGACAGTGCCAGGGCCTGCTTCTGGCATTCCAGGGCTTTTTCCGCCCTCTGCATCCGCAGGTGGATGATGCCTGAGTTATGAAAGCATTTCCACCGTTCCTGCATTTT encodes:
- a CDS encoding ATP-binding protein; translation: MSRRLYKLLRENQSIILYRLLKSFHRFSREKGTASDFDTLYYYCDSLLGGYLELLETGSHQRIEKFFLSTAEQWARLGFDIEETQKSFSLLWELCTPLLEKRYYHNPHIRARLKLDLESTLRKLFTLYSTIYNSVLVRPQREETRIFERVFKETADCIFSFDKDQRITIINPAMEKFLGITLDEVYGKKCCEVLKWKERQKVRRCQSGCEVLDAFRKGENSAYCEGLLEINRWKKRWVGTSASCVRDASGEIREIILIMRDVSHAKEVQRRLEEEIQTFETLADTTRGIDLKIPCLSEFVITARAQAELISRRMRFSPERIQDIKSAVGEACDNAIEHGSSPKGVDIRYRVRGTNLLIEIEDYGEGFDADEAGGSLPSPYVEGGRGLFLMKNLVDDLQIVSRKGQGTKVSMEIYRNPALMKRKKKEDRWKTQRKVCVM
- a CDS encoding glycine--tRNA ligase — encoded protein: MEKVAEVTEKMEKIVSLCKRRGFIFPSSEIYGGLGSTWDYGPIGVLLKNNVKAAWWRDNVQLRTDMAGLDASILMHPMVWKASGHVDSFQDPLVDCKGCKKRFRADDIGSDKCPECGGEFTESRQFNLMFKTFMGPVEEDSAVVYMRPETAQGIFVNFKNVATVTRKKLPFGIAQVGKAFRNEITPGKFTFRTREFEQMEIEFFCHPSESERWFDYWVEERYQWYLRYGIRKENLRLRPHGKDELAHYAKGCQDVEYQFTWGWSELEGIANRTDYDLKQHSEFSGENLSYFDEEKNEHFIPYVIEPSAGADRGTLAFLVDAYDEDEAPTEKGAMEKRVVMRFSKAIAPVKVAVLPLSKKPDLQEVSQKVYHDVRRNFFCEYDDRGSIGKRYRRQDEIGTLYAVTVDFQTLEDKAVTIRDRDSMKQERIALESLVPYLKERLEQ
- a CDS encoding response regulator produces the protein MEYALSPFILDKLDELVVIIGPMGSIVDCNIALGRALVLARDKLKGRNFAAMVSFPGGREAFESCLGTLSSPEREVSFTTVSEASDASPLHITWKLSALPSPARHFLAVGTAAPATGQARPATELHLKEQLHLVQEVMDAIPSPVFYKDREGVYRGCNRAFELFLGRAGSEIVGKTTQEVAPPDLAALYHKMDSELIRGPEHGQVYEAKVKTAQGAVRDVVFHKAVYFDIHHEPAGIVGVILDITDRKRAEEALVKARDAAEAANVAKSQFLATMSHEIRTPLNAIIGLTGLLLDMRLSQEQREYMHIVKVSSETLLAIINDILDYSKIEAGKLDFESMDFDLHRTVEDTVDSLSMKAHQKHLELNFLMDHDVPRSLRGDPGRLRQILVNLIANAIKFTEKGEAFLKVSLDKETSTHVTVRFTLKDTGIGISASAQGKLFSPFTQMDASTTRHYGGTGLGLAISKRLVELMGGQIGVKSKEGEGSRFWFTAIFEKQAKEQRECWFSPTDLEELQILVVDDNSTNRLVMRELLRLSGCRYDDASGAEEGLEKLRARAMKGEPFAMALIDLEMPGIDGFMMAARIREDAMLSGMTLILCSSRGNLERESTLKRHGFDAQLAKPIRYSLLYETIMKIKDRKAGHEEPAPACAETLAPLKPDHRHIRVLLAEDNITNQKVALRILEKFGYHVDAVANGREALEALETVAYDIIIMDVQMPELDGLEATARIREREKERGGHIPIIAMTACAMKGDRERCLASGMDDYISKPIQSGELHEMLLQHLRSAFGDLRIPLEENAGHPHDLFDVAEVMKRIDNDRTLLREVLEIFLEDVPNQIKNLEGAIHDQKFKEIGRLGHILKGASSNMGAHRLREVGFQIEKAGSSSDLAKASSLYQKLVDEYHALEEVLKDYLEKNPLP
- a CDS encoding response regulator transcription factor; amino-acid sequence: MKVLIAEDDFTSRRMLEAMLSRWDYEVISTVDGDEAWGHLSVDDPPRLAVLDWMMPGMDGVEICRRLRDHETPTPVYIVLLTTRGRKEDIVMGLDAGANDYITKPFDREELKARLKVGQRVVELQAALVHQVTELQAALAHVRTLQSILPICSYCKKIRDDKDYWHNVESYIADHTGSEFSHSICPGCYEKFVEPELRKFSGKKPRGGGAAKREAPH
- the fliP gene encoding flagellar type III secretion system pore protein FliP (The bacterial flagellar biogenesis protein FliP forms a type III secretion system (T3SS)-type pore required for flagellar assembly.) — protein: MALTGIVVLCAFLPPQVLAAPASDFTRGLTLPKVDFDFERPKDPLASSLQLIMYLTILQLIPYFVVCCTSFIRITIIFSFLKTSLGTTHAPSQQIWIGFAMMLTIFIMAPVFQRIDREALTPYKNKQIQYDEFVGKATKPVMDFMKLNTRQKDLKLFVMLSKPKDPVKLYNNPPFFVLVAAFIISEMKTAFYVGFIIYLPFLCIDMITASVLMSMGMFMLSPMGISLPMKMLTFIMIDGWELLVEGLVRSYRY
- a CDS encoding tetratricopeptide repeat protein, whose protein sequence is MKLRPFLQVLALILVLTLVYFVVMRILYARNIIEAQRLESQGSYIEAVKLYQEALARDPGNFEIYERIGKIYLRTGDTKKAWDIFARGLALKPRDFPFLMQAGAMSFSEKNYKAAEHYFSRAASIRPQDGAVHFYLARSLHEQHKYREAEKEYQAALHAGFDRKRAAYHLAVLSEHAFREYDKALEQYRIYLASGGEGNEMALKKVQTLELWVKGQKLEDEGKFDLAVKEYESALERDPRSLEVLTRLGRAYRKNNKFPEAEKTYIRALSLYNNNYYLLNNLGSVYFTIDRLNDAESCWRDAIAAKPGAPNAHFNMAMLLEKRNKPKEAEQEYLLSLKYGYDEQSVCLALAPLYEGPLNDREKALECYRKCLSIRGPGNDEIKKRIEKLTAPGREKKAQ
- a CDS encoding heavy metal translocating P-type ATPase encodes the protein MSLACGALLLGGSVLFWHSGAGTLAMALLLGSYAAGSFYPVKDALRLVRKRQITIEGLMIFAAYGAASLGRWQEGALLLFLFSMGHALEHYALAKVNEGFTALGKITPREALVRREGLEQLVAVEDLRKGDCVIIKPGERIPSDGIVIEGRSSVDQSVITGESIPSEKTVNDLVYAGTINGSGALQIEVTRLSSESMLSRVLVMIKEAQASKSPSQRFSERFEALFAPVVLLTVLLLLFLPPIWGEPFTSSLYRALAVLVAASPCALALATPSAILAGIARAAQEGVLIKGGIPLENLGTVQAVAFDKTGTITEGKPMLTAIAPANGFSENELLITAASCESACSHPLARALTDEAEKRNLTLTSPSVTEVICGQGLSSSLGGEQVLIGKPSFFSGEALPGKLGETISQWQENGTTAILVKHHALFMGALAFSDRPRPQAREAIRRLEALGITHTVMITGDNKHVAEEIAREVGIGEIRADLMPDEKVTVIAEYTARHGHVAMVGDGINDAPAMAHATVGIAMGRAGTDVAIETADVALMADNLLKVPFVIALGRHASAVIKQNLFLSIGVIGFLITAVILGWLGKNCMSPAVIIHEGSTLLVVLNALRILGFRKRRGVKNLAP